AGACGTACAGAACTTGGTAATGGTACCGAGACCCCAAATGTTTCTAAATCATTATAATAGGTCATGAGACTTGAAACACCATTAAAACTGTAAACGATTGGTTCAGTGTAGCCAGGTTTATTTTCAGGATTAAAAAAGATTCTGAGTATCGCATATAGTGCATTAGTATCAAATATAATAAACGGTAGCAAAATTACGGTGAAAGTTATTGCTACGCTTATTAGAAAATTGATGATCTTATGAGTGTTCAATGTTGAGAGTAAATAAATGAAGAAAGGAACAAATAGTATCCACATAGTTTGCTTAGTTGCTAATGCAAAGCCCATGAATATTCCTGAAATTACTGTGCTCCTTTTCATAAAAACTAATGAGAAAAGAAGAAAAGCGAATGCAACTTGATCAAACATACCATAGATTGCAGAAATATAAATCACCATTGGATTTAAATAATAAAACATGGAAATCAAAAATCCTTTACGACCTTTTCCAGCAAGAAAATAAAGTAGTATTGCGATAATGACATCAAACAGCACGAAGATACTTTTGACAGATATGATCCACGCAGGATCGACATATACATTATAATTAGGATATCTTTCTATAATCACTAAACCTGTATTCACGAAAACAGTATTGTTAATATTTTCGATTATAACATCTGTAGACCCGCCAGAAATTAATCTTGCTATGGTGAACAAAAATATTGGTAAAGGAGGATAAACATAAGCCCACGGGTATGGCAAACCTTCATTGCTATAATTTAACTCATTCGCATAAGAATAAAAATTAAAACCATGTCTAAGAAACGTATTAGCAAAACCATAAAATTGAGGTATATCAGAGCCTGAGGAATAAGGCATAAAAATAATCCTTACTATTAAACCAGTGATGATCATTACTACTAATAATACTTTATTTACGTTCATGCTAATCATGATACATTAGACAAAATTTATAAACCTACACATTAGAACACCATTTATTTTTGTGAATAGTTAACTTTTAACAATAGTTAAAACTTATTTACTTAATAAAAGTTTAAAGTTTGTGATCGATGTAAAAAACCTTACAAAAATATATGGAAATAAAATAGTGGCGCTAGATAATGTTACTTTTTCCTCTTCTGCTAATACAGTATGTTTGCTTGGAAGAAATGGTGCGGGTAAAACAACTTTACTAAGAATACTTTCAACACAACTATTACCAACATCAGGAATAGCAGAAATAGAGGGCTATGATGTAGTCAAAGAGCCTGATAAGATAAGAAAGATAATAGCCAGCATACCTCAAGAATCTAGACCGATTGGTATTGCTAACCCTTTAGAGCATGTAGTTATGTATTTGACAGCAAGAGGGTATTCCCTTAAAGATGCTTTTAGCGTTGCAAGGAGAAGTTTAAAAGAGGTCGGATTATGGGATGTTGCTACAATACCTACTGATGAACTTTCTGGTGGCATGAAAAGGAAAGTTTTTGTTGCTATGGCTATAGCTTCCAATGCAGAAGTTGTTTTGTTAGATGAACCAACTTTAGGATTGGACCCTATCTCTCGATTAGAAGTCTGGTCCATACTAAAACATCTAAATTCTAAACTCATATTAACTACACATTATATGGAAGAAGCCAAAGAACTCGCTCAGGAAATTATTGTTATCCACAAAGGAAAAATTGTAGCAAAAGGAACAATTAACGAATTATTAAAGCCGTTTGATGGTAAAGTAAGAGTGGAAAGCAGCAGTGGAGATTATAAAATAGGGAGCAGCTATATAAGTTATGTTACTGTCGATAAAGCTAAAGAATTCATTGGAAAAGATAATGTAGTAATCAAAACAATTACTTTGGAAGACTTGCTCATAATAAACGGAATGGAGGCTGATTAGATGGCTTACAGCAGAATAAGATTCATAATTACGTTCGCATGGTTCTATGGCTACTCAAGCCTTAAACGAGGATACGTCTATGTAGCAACCTATATGATAACGCCTCTTTCAGTACTATTTCTAATCTATGTAATTTCTAGGGGTGAACTACTTCCATACGCCATACTTGGAGGATTACTCTCAGTTATAACGATGAACTCACTCTCACTGGTAGCTGATGTAACATTTCTAAGACTTGAATTAAAATTACAAGATTTGTTAGTGTCCACGTTCGTAAAACCATTGGATTATCTGATGGGACATATGCTAAGTAACTTAATCTTTTCTGTACCTGGTATACTAGTATACATTTTACTTGGGATATTTTACGGAATGTTCGATTCTATAAAAGTTTTATGGCTTATCTTTACACTAACACCACTTCTTATCTCATCTTCAGCTTTAGCATTTTTCATATCAACGTTTATACCTCACGTCAGACATTCATGGGGGGTTGCAAGTTTCCTTTCAATAATTTTCACAATAATTCCACCCCTTTATTATCCAGCAAATTTAATTCCTGTAACATTTCTTTACCCCTTAATGATCTCCCCGTCAACATCAGCAGCCTTAATCCTACAATCCGTATTTGAACTCTACAAAACAGATATCATAGCTAACTATACAATTCTGATAGTTGAGACTATATTATACTTATTACTAGCACTCAAATTTTCACGATGGCGTTCAGTTTAAGAATACAAGCTCTTGTTCTTGACAGTTTTTCTAACCTCAATATTACATGAAGGTGGAAATCACATTTTAAGCCCAATATTTAATAGGATACAAATATAAATTTAAGTTAGGTGTTATGAATGATTATGATAGGTAATGAATTAGGGATTCGTGATATTATTAATGTATCTCGAAAATTAGAGAAAGTTTCATTAAGCGAAGACGCTCGAAATAAGATTAGAAGATCTCGAAGGATTCTTGAGCAATTGATATCATCCAATGTGAAAATCTATGGTGTAAATACAGGACTTGGTGAATTATACAATGTCTCTGTAAAACCTGATGATATTGTTAATGAATCAATTAACTTATTAATCGAACACGCAATGGGTATTGGTGAATCAGCTCCAAAGGATTGGGTTAGAGCCACTATATTAATTCGTGCACATCAACTTTCCTTAGGATACAGTGGGGTTAGAGAAACCATAGTTGATCAGTTGCTAGAATTTCTTAATAAGAACGTGATACCTGTTGTGCCTAAATACGGCAGTGTAGGAGCCAGTGGAGACCTTGCACCACTATCTCATATAGCACTGGCATTAGTTGGCAAAGGTTATGTTCAAATTAGTAACTCAATAACAACTTCTGAAGAAGCACTAAAAAAATTAGGAATAGAACCGTTAAAACTTAGCTACAAAGAAGCAATATCTCTAATAAACGGAACAAGCTACAGCGCAGGAGTATCAATACTAGGCTTATATGACTCTCTAGAACTAGTCAAAGCATTCATAGCAATATTCACTTTAATACTAGACTCCATCAACACAAACATATCACCATGCACGACTATCGTAAACTCAATAAAAAAGCATAAAGGACAATTGGCAGTAGCCAAAACAATAGAGAAAATGTTAAAGGATAAAGAAATTAACATTATTAATCGTGTGCAAGATCCGTATTCGATAAGATGTATACCACAAATAGTTGGACCTATTTTAGATTCTTTACTATGGAGTATAAGCAACGTCATAAACGAGATTAACTCAGCCAGTGATAACCCAGTAATCATTAATAGTAGTTCTCATAGCTCATGTCACTTTCACGGAGAATACATAGCATTATCAACAGATCTAGCCAACGAATCGATGACAATACTAGGCAACTTAATCGAAAGACTCATAACACAATTGCTCAGAGCCGACATAAACAAGATCAGTAATTATCTTGCCAAAAGTCCATCAAGCGTTGGTTACATGATCACACAATATACTGCCGCATCTTTAACTAGTAAACTTAGAGAATTAGCAGTACCATCAACAATACATAACATACCAACAAGTGGGGTTCAAGAAGATGTAAATTCCATGAGCGCCAACTCTGCAGTAAAACTCCATGAAGTAAACCTAATAATCAGCCAACTAATCTCAATATTAGCACTGATTACCTATTTAATATCAAAAGACAAAAAACTAACAGCACAAACACAAAAAATATATGAAACAATAAAAGCCTCTGTGGAAAACGCACACACCTTTCAAGATACAATTAAAAAATTAGGTAATGTGACAAGTGAATTAGCAGAAATGATACAATTAGAAAATGTTCCATGAGGTATTACATCAACTCACAGGATGAAAATTAAAGAAAAAAATATTTGGATTGTTGAATGTAGTTATATGTGAGTTATTTATGTTAAAAACTAAATTATTGCGAAGATATGAGATTACTGATCTTATTAATGAAGGTTATTATAATCCTCAGACAAAAATCGTAAAAGTTATTAAAGGTTCTGAACTTCATACTAAGAATTGGCAAATTGAGGGCGCGCTGCGCATGCTTTTTAATGTTCTTGATCCTGATGTGGCAAAAGATCCTAAAAATTTGATAGTATATGGAGGCACTGGTAAAGCAGCCAGAAGCTGGGAAGATTTTGAGATAATAGTAGAAGTCCTCCTTAATTTAAGAGAGGATGAAACACTTTTGATACAAAGTGGACGAGCTGTCGGCGTTTTCAAGACACACAAGTATGCTCCTCGAGTTTTAATGGCTAACGCATTACTGGTTCCAAAATGGGCTACTTGGGAATACTTTAGAGAGTTAGAGGCGAAAGGTCTTACAATGTTCGGGCAGATGACTGCTGGCAGTTGGAATTATATAGGAACGCAAGGCATATTACAAGGAACATATGAAACGTTTGCCGCAGTGGCAAGAACACACTTTAATGGAAGCTTAGAAGGGCGCTTCGTTCTCACAGCTGGTTTAGGTGAGATGGGGGGTGCTCAACCACTAGCAGTAACAATGAATGGGGGAGTGTTACTTGCAGTTGAAGTTGATAAGAGAATGATAGAGAGAAGGATCGGACTTGGACAACTAGACACATGGACTGATAATTTAGACAGCGCAGTAGATATGGCATTAAAAGCTAAAGAGAAAAAAGAACCTAAAAGTATTGCAATATTAGGAAATGCTGCAGAAGTTTATCCCAAATTAGTAAAGATGAGCATAATCCCTGATGTTGTCACAGACCAGACGCCGGCACATGACCCATTGAGTTATATACCATTAGGAATGAGTATAGAAGAAGCAACGGAGCTTAGGTCTAAGAATCCTAGAGAATATGAAAGAAGAGCAATGGAAAGTATGAAGATACAAGTAGAGGCGATTGTTGAGATGATGAAAAGAGGAGCTATAGTATTTGAGTATGGTAATAATATCAGAAAAATGGCGTACGATGCTGGATTCAAAGATGCATTTGCATATCCCGGTTTTATACCAGCTTATATAAGGCCCATGTTTGAAGAGGGACGAGGCCCCTTTAGATGGACATCGTTAGTAGGTGATCCAAATGATATTTACAAAA
This region of Thermoprotei archaeon genomic DNA includes:
- a CDS encoding aromatic amino acid ammonia-lyase, with amino-acid sequence MIMIGNELGIRDIINVSRKLEKVSLSEDARNKIRRSRRILEQLISSNVKIYGVNTGLGELYNVSVKPDDIVNESINLLIEHAMGIGESAPKDWVRATILIRAHQLSLGYSGVRETIVDQLLEFLNKNVIPVVPKYGSVGASGDLAPLSHIALALVGKGYVQISNSITTSEEALKKLGIEPLKLSYKEAISLINGTSYSAGVSILGLYDSLELVKAFIAIFTLILDSINTNISPCTTIVNSIKKHKGQLAVAKTIEKMLKDKEINIINRVQDPYSIRCIPQIVGPILDSLLWSISNVINEINSASDNPVIINSSSHSSCHFHGEYIALSTDLANESMTILGNLIERLITQLLRADINKISNYLAKSPSSVGYMITQYTAASLTSKLRELAVPSTIHNIPTSGVQEDVNSMSANSAVKLHEVNLIISQLISILALITYLISKDKKLTAQTQKIYETIKASVENAHTFQDTIKKLGNVTSELAEMIQLENVP
- a CDS encoding ABC transporter permease, coding for MAYSRIRFIITFAWFYGYSSLKRGYVYVATYMITPLSVLFLIYVISRGELLPYAILGGLLSVITMNSLSLVADVTFLRLELKLQDLLVSTFVKPLDYLMGHMLSNLIFSVPGILVYILLGIFYGMFDSIKVLWLIFTLTPLLISSSALAFFISTFIPHVRHSWGVASFLSIIFTIIPPLYYPANLIPVTFLYPLMISPSTSAALILQSVFELYKTDIIANYTILIVETILYLLLALKFSRWRSV
- a CDS encoding ABC transporter ATP-binding protein is translated as MIDVKNLTKIYGNKIVALDNVTFSSSANTVCLLGRNGAGKTTLLRILSTQLLPTSGIAEIEGYDVVKEPDKIRKIIASIPQESRPIGIANPLEHVVMYLTARGYSLKDAFSVARRSLKEVGLWDVATIPTDELSGGMKRKVFVAMAIASNAEVVLLDEPTLGLDPISRLEVWSILKHLNSKLILTTHYMEEAKELAQEIIVIHKGKIVAKGTINELLKPFDGKVRVESSSGDYKIGSSYISYVTVDKAKEFIGKDNVVIKTITLEDLLIINGMEAD
- the hutU gene encoding urocanate hydratase; translated protein: MLKTKLLRRYEITDLINEGYYNPQTKIVKVIKGSELHTKNWQIEGALRMLFNVLDPDVAKDPKNLIVYGGTGKAARSWEDFEIIVEVLLNLREDETLLIQSGRAVGVFKTHKYAPRVLMANALLVPKWATWEYFRELEAKGLTMFGQMTAGSWNYIGTQGILQGTYETFAAVARTHFNGSLEGRFVLTAGLGEMGGAQPLAVTMNGGVLLAVEVDKRMIERRIGLGQLDTWTDNLDSAVDMALKAKEKKEPKSIAILGNAAEVYPKLVKMSIIPDVVTDQTPAHDPLSYIPLGMSIEEATELRSKNPREYERRAMESMKIQVEAIVEMMKRGAIVFEYGNNIRKMAYDAGFKDAFAYPGFIPAYIRPMFEEGRGPFRWTSLVGDPNDIYKIDEMILNEFNYNKELVRWIEKARKNVKFQGLPARVCWLGYGERSKFGRIVNAMVRKGELAGPIWVGRDHLDSGSVASPYRETEGMKDGSDAIADWPILNALLNAVAGATWVAVHHGGGVGIGYSIHAGLSIVLDGDRGMDIRAERVFTTDPGLGIVRHAIANYEKARQIAKEKKIKIPYLDYKK